In one window of Bizionia sp. M204 DNA:
- a CDS encoding RimK family alpha-L-glutamate ligase, translating into MKTFDIVILTDNRYLEDSETNTYKHNVFYEDFLVQEALQAENLKVTRLAWDDLNFNWSDTKAVLFRTTWDYFDRFSEFSKWLAMVSTKTRLLNSEKIIRWNIDKHYLLELKANGIHVAKSFFIETGTQSTLTELHQQLNWQETVLKPCVSGAGRHTYRLTPHNIAEHEAIFTELIQQESMMLQPFQHNIVTQGEMSLIVFNGEYSHAVLKQAKAGDFRVQDDFGGSVIPYAPTETEIAFAINATKACPELPIYARVDIFTDNTNQLAVSELELIEPELWFRNDSKAAKILAKHISLCLK; encoded by the coding sequence ATGAAAACTTTTGACATAGTCATACTTACAGACAACCGGTATTTAGAAGATTCTGAAACTAACACCTACAAACACAACGTGTTTTATGAAGATTTTTTGGTACAAGAAGCCTTACAAGCTGAAAACTTAAAAGTCACCCGCTTAGCTTGGGATGATCTTAATTTCAATTGGTCTGACACCAAAGCAGTACTTTTTAGAACGACTTGGGATTATTTTGATCGCTTTTCTGAATTTTCAAAATGGTTAGCTATGGTTTCAACAAAAACGCGGTTGTTAAATTCCGAGAAAATAATCCGTTGGAATATAGACAAACACTACTTATTAGAATTAAAAGCCAATGGCATTCATGTTGCCAAATCCTTTTTTATTGAAACAGGAACCCAATCAACCCTCACTGAATTACACCAACAATTAAATTGGCAAGAAACCGTTTTAAAACCATGTGTTTCAGGAGCAGGAAGACATACATATAGACTAACACCACATAATATTGCAGAACATGAAGCTATTTTTACGGAGTTAATTCAACAAGAATCTATGATGCTTCAACCGTTTCAACATAACATTGTTACGCAAGGCGAAATGTCTCTTATCGTTTTTAATGGTGAATACAGTCATGCTGTTTTAAAACAAGCCAAGGCTGGCGATTTTCGTGTTCAAGATGATTTTGGCGGAAGCGTAATTCCATACGCACCGACTGAAACGGAAATAGCCTTCGCTATAAACGCAACAAAAGCCTGTCCAGAATTGCCTATTTACGCCAGAGTTGATATATTTACTGATAACACAAATCAATTAGCTGTATCCGAATTAGAACTTATAGAACCCGAATTATGGTTCAGAAATGATTCTAAAGCGGCTAAAATACTCGCCAAACACATATCATTGTGCTTAAAATAA
- a CDS encoding lmo0937 family membrane protein: protein MRSLLWLVAVICIVIWILGFFGIVSGMPTGNLIHILLVIAIIVVLYNLISGRGPLR, encoded by the coding sequence ATGAGAAGTTTACTTTGGCTTGTAGCCGTAATTTGTATTGTTATTTGGATTTTAGGATTTTTTGGAATTGTATCTGGAATGCCTACAGGTAATTTAATTCACATACTACTGGTAATTGCCATAATTGTAGTATTGTACAACCTTATTTCAGGACGTGGTCCTTTGAGATAA
- a CDS encoding response regulator transcription factor yields the protein MSSSNNNMLKKDITIVIAEDHPIMLKGLKQELEQAGYSIIGTAENGNDAVNIVSELNPKIALLDIEMPKLTGFEVIAICAENKALQTRYIVMTYHKEKNFVAQAKKSGVHGYLLKEDSLDEIETCIAAVLNNDSYYSSSFSDNFELNIENELKKLALLTPSERKIVQLIAEGKTSIEISDMLCVSPRTIQKHRTNIIEKLQLNPAPDTLINWAKAYKS from the coding sequence ATGTCATCATCAAATAATAATATGCTTAAAAAAGATATTACCATTGTTATTGCTGAAGATCATCCTATCATGCTTAAAGGTTTAAAGCAAGAATTGGAACAAGCTGGCTATAGCATTATTGGTACGGCCGAAAATGGTAACGATGCTGTAAATATAGTCTCAGAGCTAAATCCTAAAATAGCACTTTTAGATATTGAAATGCCTAAACTAACGGGTTTTGAAGTGATAGCCATATGTGCCGAAAACAAAGCCCTACAAACACGTTATATTGTGATGACGTATCACAAAGAGAAAAACTTTGTAGCACAGGCCAAAAAATCTGGTGTTCATGGATATCTTTTAAAAGAAGATAGCTTGGACGAAATTGAAACCTGTATTGCGGCCGTTTTGAATAATGATTCATATTACAGCAGTTCTTTTTCTGATAATTTTGAATTAAATATTGAAAACGAATTGAAAAAATTAGCGCTATTAACACCCTCTGAACGGAAAATAGTTCAATTAATAGCCGAAGGCAAAACATCTATAGAAATTAGCGATATGCTTTGCGTCTCTCCAAGAACTATACAAAAACATCGGACAAATATTATTGAAAAACTGCAATTAAACCCAGCGCCAGACACGCTAATTAACTGGGCAAAGGCTTATAAAAGTTAA
- a CDS encoding ACP phosphodiesterase, with translation MNFLAHIYLSFNHKNVSIGNFMADGIRGKQYKKYPREIQIGILLHREIDTFTDAHPIVRQSTKRLHENYSHYSGVIVDILYDHFLAKNWAHYSNEPLDDYAQRFYSLLQDNFDILPERTQHLLPFMISGNWLLSYAEIEGIQSVLDGMNRRTKYKSKMNEATHELLKYYDEFEEEFTLFFEELRVFAAEKLQILSNTII, from the coding sequence ATGAACTTTTTAGCACATATTTATCTTTCTTTCAATCATAAAAATGTATCCATAGGAAATTTTATGGCTGATGGTATTCGCGGTAAACAGTACAAAAAGTATCCACGTGAAATCCAAATTGGTATTTTATTACATCGGGAAATTGACACTTTTACAGATGCCCATCCTATTGTAAGACAGAGCACGAAAAGGCTCCACGAAAATTACAGTCATTACAGTGGTGTGATTGTAGATATTTTATACGATCATTTTTTGGCTAAAAACTGGGCGCACTATTCTAACGAACCTTTAGACGATTATGCTCAAAGATTTTATTCATTATTACAAGATAATTTTGATATTTTACCAGAGCGAACACAACACCTGCTACCCTTTATGATATCTGGTAATTGGTTGTTAAGCTATGCAGAAATTGAAGGTATCCAAAGCGTTTTAGATGGTATGAATAGACGCACGAAATACAAATCTAAAATGAACGAAGCTACACACGAACTCCTTAAATATTACGATGAGTTTGAAGAAGAATTCACCCTGTTCTTTGAAGAATTACGCGTTTTTGCTGCTGAAAAATTACAAATCCTTTCCAATACAATTATATAA
- the ggt gene encoding gamma-glutamyltransferase gives MNRLILLLVISVIWSCKNNPETLEKIQNRGLITQNAMVVSARKEASKIGSDILEKGGNVFDAMMATEMALAVCFPSAGNLGGGGFMVYRLHSGETGALDYREKAPLAATKNMYLDSLGNVIPNKSIIGEMAVGVPGTVAGVFEAQRKFGKLSVKDILQPVIDLAKNGYALTEKQQNGINNYDSIFRAVNGKEILYSKNTKAGDKVKNKQLAKTLERIAFNGKDEFYKGETAQILVDYLSEKGGIITLEDLAKYEAKWREPVAFKYKDINVISMAPPSSGGICLAQIMKMIEPYNLKEFGHNSLKTIQVLAEAERRAYADRNYYLGDPDFVDIPTKTLLSDDYLQKRMSDFSFEKATLSSNVSHGNITFIESDETTHYSIVDQFGNAIAVTTTLNGTYGSYLFCSELGFFLNNEMDDFSSKSGVPNMFGLTGAEANSIVPEKRMLSSMTPTIVEKNGKLFMTLGTPGGSTIITSVLQTILNVEEFNMSMQDAVDAPRFHHQWLPDYIRMEPNGFDTEIMKQLIAKGYTINETRSPVIGKVDGILVLDDKTLEGGADHRGDDTAVGF, from the coding sequence ATGAACCGTTTAATACTCCTACTTGTTATTTCAGTTATTTGGTCTTGTAAAAACAATCCAGAAACATTAGAAAAAATTCAGAATCGTGGGTTAATAACGCAAAACGCCATGGTGGTGTCTGCCAGAAAAGAAGCCTCGAAAATTGGTAGCGATATTTTAGAAAAAGGAGGCAACGTATTTGATGCTATGATGGCAACTGAAATGGCACTGGCCGTTTGCTTCCCTTCCGCTGGTAATTTAGGAGGTGGTGGTTTCATGGTTTACCGATTACATTCTGGCGAAACTGGCGCATTAGATTATCGCGAAAAAGCACCTCTAGCGGCCACAAAAAATATGTATCTAGATTCTTTAGGAAACGTTATTCCAAACAAAAGTATCATAGGCGAAATGGCTGTTGGCGTTCCTGGCACGGTGGCAGGTGTTTTTGAAGCACAACGGAAATTTGGTAAATTATCAGTAAAAGACATTTTACAACCGGTGATTGACTTGGCTAAAAACGGCTATGCATTAACGGAAAAACAGCAAAATGGCATTAATAATTACGATAGTATTTTTAGAGCTGTTAATGGCAAAGAAATTTTATATTCAAAAAACACCAAAGCGGGCGACAAAGTAAAAAACAAACAACTCGCAAAAACACTTGAACGCATCGCCTTTAATGGTAAAGATGAATTTTATAAAGGTGAAACGGCTCAAATTCTAGTGGACTATCTATCGGAAAAAGGTGGCATCATCACATTAGAAGATTTGGCTAAATATGAAGCCAAATGGCGCGAACCAGTTGCTTTTAAATATAAAGACATTAACGTTATTTCCATGGCACCGCCTTCAAGTGGAGGTATTTGCTTGGCTCAAATTATGAAAATGATTGAACCTTATAATCTAAAAGAATTTGGTCATAATTCCCTAAAAACCATTCAAGTACTTGCGGAAGCAGAACGTCGTGCCTATGCCGATAGAAATTATTATTTAGGCGATCCCGATTTTGTGGATATTCCCACTAAAACTTTATTGAGTGATGACTACCTTCAAAAACGTATGAGCGATTTTTCATTTGAAAAAGCAACGCTGTCTAGTAATGTTTCTCATGGTAATATAACGTTTATTGAAAGTGATGAAACCACACATTATTCTATAGTTGATCAGTTTGGAAATGCCATTGCCGTAACGACCACCTTGAATGGCACCTATGGTTCCTATTTATTTTGTTCGGAACTTGGGTTTTTCTTGAATAATGAAATGGACGATTTTAGCAGCAAATCAGGCGTGCCAAATATGTTTGGTTTAACGGGTGCGGAAGCCAATAGTATTGTGCCAGAAAAACGCATGTTAAGCTCTATGACGCCAACTATTGTGGAAAAAAACGGAAAACTATTTATGACTTTAGGAACTCCTGGAGGTTCTACAATTATCACATCGGTTTTGCAAACCATATTAAATGTTGAAGAATTTAATATGTCCATGCAAGACGCCGTAGATGCGCCCCGTTTTCACCACCAATGGTTACCAGATTATATTAGAATGGAACCCAATGGTTTTGATACGGAAATCATGAAACAATTAATTGCTAAAGGCTACACCATTAATGAAACACGCTCACCGGTAATTGGGAAAGTAGATGGTATTTTGGTGCTTGATGATAAGACATTAGAAGGTGGCGCAGACCACAGAGGAGACGATACAGCTGTTGGATTTTAA
- a CDS encoding TIGR00730 family Rossman fold protein: MRKEQHHKRWNEVKTNDSWAIFKIMGEFVNGYEKLSKIGPCVSIFGSARTKPDHKYYKLAEEVACKIVEHGYGVITGGGPGIMEAGNKGAHIAGGTSVGLNIDLPFEQHDNPYIDSDKSLDFDYFFVRKVMFVKYSQGFVVMPGGFGTLDELFEAITLIQTNKIEKFPIILVGTDFWSGLLDWIKATVLDGFANVSAHDLDLIHLVDTADEVIPILDSFYKESELSPNF; the protein is encoded by the coding sequence ATGAGAAAAGAACAACACCACAAACGTTGGAATGAAGTAAAAACAAACGATTCCTGGGCTATTTTTAAAATCATGGGTGAATTCGTGAATGGCTATGAAAAATTAAGTAAAATAGGTCCTTGTGTTTCTATTTTTGGTTCTGCTCGTACCAAACCAGACCATAAATACTATAAACTAGCTGAAGAAGTAGCTTGCAAAATAGTAGAACATGGCTATGGTGTTATAACTGGTGGTGGACCTGGAATTATGGAAGCTGGAAATAAAGGTGCTCATATTGCAGGTGGAACATCGGTTGGTTTAAATATTGATTTACCGTTTGAGCAACATGACAATCCATATATTGATTCTGATAAAAGTTTAGATTTCGATTATTTCTTCGTGCGGAAAGTCATGTTTGTAAAATATTCACAAGGTTTTGTGGTAATGCCTGGTGGCTTTGGAACTTTAGATGAATTATTTGAAGCCATTACCCTAATTCAAACAAATAAAATTGAAAAATTCCCCATTATTTTAGTTGGAACTGATTTTTGGTCCGGATTATTGGATTGGATTAAAGCGACCGTTTTAGATGGTTTTGCCAATGTAAGTGCCCATGATTTAGATTTAATTCACCTCGTTGATACGGCTGATGAAGTTATTCCAATTCTAGACAGTTTCTATAAAGAATCTGAATTGTCGCCTAACTTCTAA
- the uvrA gene encoding excinuclease ABC subunit UvrA, producing MSKFEDTIEVQGARVHNLKNIDVSIPREKLVVITGLSGSGKSSLAFDTIYAEGQRRYIETFSAYARQFLGGLERPDVDKIDGLSPVIAIEQKTTSKSPRSTVGTITEIYDFLRLLYARASDAYSYNTGEQMVSYNDDQIKELIIETFNGKRINILAPVVRSRKGHYRELFEQIGKQGFVKVRTDGEIRDIVKGMKLDRYKNHDIEIVIDRLKIDATADNNKRLTETINTAMYHGEDVLMVIDQDTQEARYFSRNLMCPSSGISYPNPEPNNFSFNSPKGACPTCNGIGTLYQVNENKIIPDDSLSIKAGALVPHGPQKNSWIFKQFETIAQRYNFSLNDAYKDIPAAAKQMILYGGNEKFEVENKTLGVTRDYKIDFEGVANFIENQYNTAETTSLKRWAKEYMDKVICSTCDGARLRKESLYFKVNGLNIAELANKDIVDLAAWFKDLPKHVSKKQLKISEEIIKEISSRTQFLLDVGLDYLSLNRSSKSLSGGEAQRIRLATQIGSQLVGVLYILDEPSIGLHQRDNEKLIKSLIALRDIGNSVIVVEHDKDMIEHADYVIDVGPRAGKYGGEIISIGTPDELKTHNTLTADYLNGKKEIEIPEKRREGNGKTLSLKGCTGNNLKNVSIDIPLGKMVGVTGVSGSGKSTLINETLYPIMNAYYFNGVKKPMPYKSIKGLEHIDKVIDINQSPIGRTPRSNPATYTGVFSEIRSLFAKIPEAMIRGYKPGRFSFNVKGGRCETCQGGGLRVIEMNFLPDVYVECETCQGKRFNRETLEIRYKGKSISDVLNMTMNEAVDFFEHIPKIHKKVKTIQDVGLGYITLGQQSTTLSGGEAQRIKLATELSKRDTGNTFYILDEPTTGLHFEDIRVLMQVLNKLVNKGNTILIIEHNLDVIKTVDYIIDVGPEGGKGGGQIIAKGTPEELIKNKKSYTAQFLKKELKQ from the coding sequence ATGAGTAAATTTGAAGACACCATTGAGGTTCAAGGCGCACGCGTTCACAACCTAAAAAATATAGATGTTTCCATTCCAAGAGAAAAACTGGTTGTTATTACGGGTTTGTCTGGTAGTGGTAAATCATCATTGGCTTTTGACACTATTTATGCCGAAGGACAAAGGCGCTATATTGAAACATTTTCAGCCTATGCACGTCAATTTTTAGGTGGACTGGAACGACCTGATGTAGATAAAATTGATGGACTTTCGCCCGTTATTGCCATTGAGCAAAAAACGACGAGTAAATCGCCACGGTCTACTGTTGGAACCATTACTGAAATTTACGATTTTTTACGATTATTATACGCCAGAGCCAGTGATGCTTATAGTTATAACACAGGCGAACAAATGGTGAGTTATAATGATGATCAGATAAAGGAACTGATTATAGAAACCTTTAACGGCAAACGTATAAACATTTTAGCACCTGTGGTACGTTCAAGAAAAGGGCATTATCGCGAATTGTTTGAGCAAATTGGTAAACAAGGGTTTGTAAAAGTTCGGACGGATGGCGAAATTCGGGATATTGTTAAAGGCATGAAACTGGATCGTTATAAAAATCACGACATTGAAATTGTGATAGATCGGCTTAAAATTGATGCCACAGCAGATAATAATAAACGCCTAACCGAAACCATCAATACAGCCATGTATCATGGTGAAGATGTCCTGATGGTTATTGACCAAGACACCCAGGAAGCACGCTATTTTAGTCGAAATTTAATGTGTCCGAGTTCAGGAATTTCATATCCAAATCCGGAGCCTAATAATTTTTCATTCAATTCGCCAAAAGGTGCTTGTCCAACCTGTAACGGTATTGGAACCTTGTATCAGGTAAATGAAAATAAAATTATTCCAGACGATTCCTTATCCATAAAAGCTGGTGCTTTGGTACCACATGGCCCACAAAAAAACAGTTGGATTTTCAAACAGTTTGAAACCATTGCGCAACGCTATAATTTTTCATTAAACGATGCGTATAAAGATATTCCAGCCGCTGCCAAACAGATGATTTTATATGGCGGAAATGAAAAATTTGAAGTCGAAAATAAAACATTAGGCGTAACCAGAGATTATAAAATTGACTTTGAAGGTGTTGCTAATTTCATAGAAAATCAATACAACACGGCCGAAACAACCTCTTTAAAACGTTGGGCTAAAGAGTATATGGACAAAGTAATTTGTTCAACTTGTGACGGTGCACGACTGCGAAAAGAATCGCTTTATTTTAAAGTAAATGGTTTAAACATTGCCGAATTAGCAAATAAGGACATTGTAGATTTGGCTGCTTGGTTTAAGGATTTACCGAAACATGTATCTAAAAAACAACTTAAAATTTCCGAAGAGATAATTAAAGAAATTTCATCCCGTACCCAATTTTTATTGGATGTTGGTTTAGATTATCTATCATTGAATAGAAGTTCTAAATCCCTTTCAGGTGGTGAGGCGCAACGGATTCGTTTAGCTACACAAATCGGTTCGCAGTTAGTTGGTGTATTATATATTTTAGATGAACCGAGTATAGGTTTACACCAACGTGATAATGAAAAACTGATCAAGTCACTAATCGCGTTACGAGATATTGGTAATTCCGTGATTGTGGTAGAGCACGACAAGGATATGATAGAACATGCCGACTATGTGATTGATGTTGGTCCACGAGCGGGTAAATATGGTGGCGAAATTATAAGCATTGGTACACCAGATGAATTAAAAACACACAATACCTTAACGGCCGATTATTTAAACGGCAAGAAAGAGATTGAAATCCCTGAAAAACGTCGTGAGGGAAACGGTAAAACGCTTTCTTTAAAAGGCTGTACGGGAAATAATTTAAAAAATGTATCTATAGATATTCCTTTGGGTAAAATGGTTGGTGTTACCGGTGTTTCTGGTAGTGGAAAATCTACATTAATAAATGAAACCCTCTACCCGATTATGAATGCCTATTATTTTAATGGCGTTAAAAAACCCATGCCATATAAAAGTATTAAGGGTTTGGAACATATTGATAAAGTTATAGATATTAATCAATCGCCAATTGGTAGAACACCACGAAGCAATCCAGCCACGTACACAGGCGTTTTTAGTGAAATTAGAAGTCTATTTGCTAAAATTCCGGAGGCCATGATTCGTGGATATAAACCTGGACGTTTTAGCTTTAATGTTAAAGGTGGTCGTTGTGAAACCTGTCAAGGTGGTGGTTTACGCGTTATTGAAATGAATTTTCTTCCTGACGTTTATGTGGAATGTGAAACCTGTCAAGGCAAGCGTTTTAATCGGGAAACATTAGAAATTAGATACAAGGGAAAGTCTATTAGCGATGTGTTGAATATGACCATGAATGAAGCGGTTGATTTCTTTGAGCACATTCCTAAAATTCATAAAAAAGTAAAAACCATTCAGGATGTTGGACTGGGTTATATTACACTAGGCCAACAAAGTACCACATTATCTGGTGGTGAAGCCCAACGGATAAAATTAGCAACCGAATTAAGCAAACGCGATACAGGAAACACCTTTTATATTTTAGATGAACCTACAACAGGCTTGCATTTTGAAGATATTCGTGTTTTAATGCAAGTGTTGAATAAATTGGTTAATAAAGGAAATACGATTTTAATCATTGAACACAACCTAGATGTAATAAAAACGGTAGATTATATTATAGATGTTGGTCCAGAAGGCGGAAAAGGTGGTGGCCAAATTATAGCCAAAGGCACACCTGAAGAGCTTATAAAAAACAAAAAAAGTTATACAGCCCAATTTCTCAAAAAAGAACTAAAACAATAA
- a CDS encoding sensor histidine kinase, which yields MRSSLIILLLVLPFFSLAQDRDLDQNKNLLELSNKYASGVERLKFLDSLSSEIRYDSTFNADSVFRVTISYAQQLDSINLAIKHATNFINYLNYGSNDYDQAKQIIRATQRIVPRVTKPNLIDGFYYEAAYLYYDSRQFDESIKLFDSAYYYAEKYKSEFMELSKFAKGMALVNKGDFGSASITLQEASKMFQNKKDTLYWLSAKNSISILYSKNGFFDEAKRERDELIKIANTTDSYHNLPVVYYNNATDDHKLNNEKSRIKNLKLAVAANNRLKNKAYFDAPLKFGLAVGLSENDSLQQAKTIIEELERNDTNINGYNRPFYLSAKMHYAFAEKNYAEALRYGTEHFNLKNDSDQYEELQEASLFLSKIYERMGNTNQALLHYKNYTKIKDSIVNTQNTRVLAYYQTQYETEKRDLIIENQTNNIALLDSENNLKKQWLLFGGLGLFGVFGFITIIRSRNYAKKKQILQEAFTQDIINTQEQERTRLAFELHDSVGQQLMLLTRKLKTINNPDYGNLAHDTLANLRTISQGLYPATLERLGFSSALEDLVNELDENTDVFFTMEIENANHLISKENALHLYRMAQEALSNTIKHAEAKAVFVSLKIKSDTLLITIKDNGKGFDYQKALENSKSLGMKSLLERSKIIKASLHVESELGKGTQLVIAIPKSKM from the coding sequence ATGAGATCATCCCTTATAATCCTATTGCTTGTGCTTCCGTTTTTTTCATTAGCACAAGACAGAGATTTGGATCAGAATAAAAACCTATTGGAATTAAGCAATAAATATGCTTCTGGTGTCGAACGTTTAAAATTTTTAGATAGTCTATCTAGTGAAATTCGTTACGACTCCACCTTTAATGCCGATTCGGTTTTTAGGGTTACCATTAGTTATGCGCAACAATTGGACTCTATAAATTTGGCTATTAAACATGCAACCAACTTTATAAATTATCTTAATTACGGAAGCAATGATTATGATCAAGCCAAGCAAATTATTCGTGCTACTCAACGTATTGTCCCTCGCGTAACGAAACCCAATTTAATTGATGGTTTTTATTACGAAGCCGCCTATCTTTACTACGATTCACGACAATTTGATGAATCCATAAAGTTGTTTGATAGTGCTTATTATTATGCCGAAAAGTATAAGTCAGAATTCATGGAGTTATCAAAATTTGCAAAAGGAATGGCACTTGTAAATAAAGGCGATTTTGGTTCAGCTTCAATTACACTTCAAGAAGCTTCAAAAATGTTTCAAAATAAAAAAGACACGCTATATTGGTTAAGTGCGAAAAATTCTATCTCCATATTATACAGTAAAAATGGATTCTTTGATGAAGCAAAAAGGGAAAGAGATGAACTTATAAAAATTGCCAATACAACAGATTCCTATCATAATTTACCTGTAGTATATTACAATAATGCCACAGACGACCATAAACTAAACAATGAAAAAAGCAGAATTAAAAATTTAAAACTAGCGGTAGCGGCCAATAACAGATTAAAAAATAAAGCTTATTTTGATGCTCCTCTTAAATTTGGCCTAGCCGTTGGTTTATCAGAAAATGATAGTCTGCAACAAGCAAAAACCATCATTGAAGAATTAGAGCGCAATGACACCAACATAAACGGATACAACAGACCATTTTATTTAAGCGCTAAAATGCATTATGCGTTTGCAGAAAAAAATTATGCGGAAGCTTTACGATATGGAACTGAACACTTTAATTTAAAGAATGACAGTGATCAATATGAAGAATTGCAAGAGGCTTCCTTGTTTTTATCAAAAATCTATGAGCGTATGGGAAATACAAACCAAGCGCTTCTGCATTATAAGAATTACACCAAAATCAAAGACTCCATTGTAAATACTCAAAACACACGCGTTTTAGCCTATTATCAAACGCAGTATGAAACTGAAAAACGAGATTTAATTATTGAAAATCAAACAAACAATATTGCCCTATTAGATTCAGAAAACAACCTAAAAAAACAGTGGCTCCTATTTGGTGGATTAGGTCTTTTTGGGGTTTTTGGGTTTATTACAATTATACGCTCCCGAAATTATGCTAAAAAGAAACAGATTTTGCAAGAAGCATTCACACAGGACATTATAAATACACAAGAACAGGAACGTACCAGATTAGCTTTTGAATTGCATGACTCTGTTGGACAACAACTCATGTTGCTCACCCGGAAACTCAAAACGATTAACAATCCAGATTATGGAAATTTAGCCCATGATACTTTAGCCAATTTAAGAACCATTTCCCAGGGCCTATATCCTGCTACTTTGGAACGTTTAGGGTTTTCATCTGCATTGGAAGATTTGGTCAACGAATTGGATGAAAATACCGACGTATTTTTTACTATGGAAATTGAAAATGCGAATCACCTTATTTCTAAAGAGAATGCTTTGCATTTGTACCGTATGGCGCAAGAAGCATTAAGCAATACGATAAAACATGCCGAAGCAAAAGCCGTTTTTGTGAGTTTGAAAATCAAATCAGATACGCTTCTAATTACAATAAAAGATAATGGTAAAGGATTTGATTATCAAAAAGCACTAGAGAATTCCAAAAGCTTGGGAATGAAATCCCTTTTGGAACGTAGTAAAATAATAAAGGCCTCCTTACATGTTGAATCTGAATTAGGTAAAGGCACGCAATTAGTTATTGCCATACCAAAGTCAAAAATGTAG